TTCCCGTTCTCACCGAGACCGTCGTCTCGGGGTCGATCCAGCTTCATCCAGCCGAACATTGCGGCATCCTGAATCTCTTCCGCCCGTCGGCGCCGGAGTACGCGACCGCCGCGCCACGCCATGAGCCCCGCCAGCGCGAGGCCGATCGCGACACCGGTCATCAGACCCCACCACTCCACGCCGCGAGTCTACGAACGACTCAGCCCTGGCGGCCCTTGTACCGCGGGTTGAGCTTGTTGATCACGAAGACCTTCCCGCGTCGGCGCACGACCTGCGCACCCGGTTGCTTCTTCAGGGACTTGATCGAGGCACGGACCTTCATAGCGTTCTCCTTGTTGATAAACGTTCTCAATAACAAGGTAAGGTGTTCCCCGTTCCCTGACAAATGAGAGGTGGATGCCATGAGCCGAACGATCGCGATCATGGGCGTCTGCGCCCCCGAACGCCGGACATACGCCGAACGCACCGCCCTGGCACTGACCCGCCCCCTGCACCTGCTCCGCCACAGCGACCTGCGGGTCGCGCACGCGCTCCCCCTCCCCCGCCCGCGCGCGGACGACGAGAACGTCGTGGTCGACCTCGGCACCGATGTCGACCTCATCCACGCGATCGCCGCGCGCGGCGGTCCCGAGGCCGAAGCGATCTGCGTGGTCGACGCGCGGCACATGATCGGCGACCTGCTCGACGACGCCCGGCTGGTGGCATCCGCGCGTGCCGGCGATCCCCGCGGAGACGTCGGAGCCCGCGCGCGACAGGGCGCGCTCGCCCTCGAGCTCGCCACGCGCATCGTCTGGGTGAACTGGGAGCAGGTGCCGACGTCCGCGCTCGCAGTCCAGATGGCGCTGGCCTCGCACCTCAATCCCCGGGCGGTGGTGCGCCTGTCGCGCGACCCCCTCAGCGATCTCGCCTCCGGCGGCACGCACCAGGGCGAGATCCTCGAGCGGGCCGGGTGGGTCCACGCCCTCAACGAGGAGCACGACCCGTACATGCGCGACAACCGGGTCATGACGCTCCGCTACGACCAGGTACGCCCGTTCCACCCCGGTCGGCTCTCTGCCGCCCTCGATCGGCTCGACGGCGGCGCAGCCGGACGCCTCGTCCGGTCGGCCGGATTCTGCCGCCTCGCCACGCGCCTCGGCATCCTGGCGCGGTGGGAGCACGTCGGCTCGTCGATGTGGCTCGAACCGATCGGCGCCGACGACGGGCGCATGGGCCTCGGCCAGGAGATCGCTTTCACCGGACTCGACCTCTCGGCCCCGCGCCTCGCGCACATCCTCGACGGCGCGGCCCTGACCGACGCCGAGTTCGCCGCCGGCCCGTCGTCGTGGGCGTCCTTCGACGACCCGCTCCCCGCTTGGCCCGCGGTGCCGTCGTCGATCCCGGATGCCACCGACTGACGGCATCCGTCCGGTCCACGCCGAGGCGGCGCGAGGCCCCCGCAGCAGCCGCTGCCCGGAGCCCGGCCCCTGGCACCTCGCGCCGCCGAGCGCAAGGCGGTCGACCGCGACGCGTCGAGGGCGGAACGTGGATGCATGAGCACTCCTGACATCCCCTCCCGCCACGCCGACGACGCCCGCGCCGACTCGGCCGCCCCCACCGATGCCGTGACCGACGAAGTGCGCGAAGACGCCGCCGAGGCGGAAGAGCACGTCGACCTCGCGGACGACACCGGTGACGCGCTCGACCAGGGTTTCCCCGCGGCCGAGGGTCACGCCTGACGGCGGGCGCCCGACGACGGAGCGCCCCGCCGCGCCGTCACGCGATACGCGTCCCCGGCGGCAGGCGCTTCGCCGGGGTGCGCGTGCGCGCGATGCCCCACGTCAGCAGCCCCGCCGCGATGATCAGCTGCACGAGCAGCCCGACGAACCAGCTCGGGACCGTGCCGTCGAGCTGGTCTTCCGGTGTCTCGTTCGACCATGACGCGTCCGGCGCCGCGCACCCGTCGAACCGCGTCTCCGTTTCCGGCGCCTTCTGCGCGAGGCGGACGCTATAGGAGATCTGCGAGAACAGGTCTCGCGGGTACCCGTCGACGTAGGTCGGGGGCGTGGCATCCGCCAGGATCACGAACGGATTGGCGGCGAGCACCCACCACACACGGTCGAAACGCGGCACCTCCGAGGTGTACCGGTTTTCGACGCACGGGAGTTCTTCGTAGGACGGGCAGCCGGTGTCCCGGGGCCAGAGTCCGGGATCGCACCCCTCCGGTGCGGCGCTCCAGTCGAAGTCGCGCGTGATCGACACCTGCTCGCTCCGTACTGCGAGACCG
This portion of the Microbacterium testaceum StLB037 genome encodes:
- the ykgO gene encoding type B 50S ribosomal protein L36; protein product: MKVRASIKSLKKQPGAQVVRRRGKVFVINKLNPRYKGRQG
- a CDS encoding GTP-binding protein; the protein is MSRTIAIMGVCAPERRTYAERTALALTRPLHLLRHSDLRVAHALPLPRPRADDENVVVDLGTDVDLIHAIAARGGPEAEAICVVDARHMIGDLLDDARLVASARAGDPRGDVGARARQGALALELATRIVWVNWEQVPTSALAVQMALASHLNPRAVVRLSRDPLSDLASGGTHQGEILERAGWVHALNEEHDPYMRDNRVMTLRYDQVRPFHPGRLSAALDRLDGGAAGRLVRSAGFCRLATRLGILARWEHVGSSMWLEPIGADDGRMGLGQEIAFTGLDLSAPRLAHILDGAALTDAEFAAGPSSWASFDDPLPAWPAVPSSIPDATD